GATCGCCGAACACGGTTCCCTGCGCGCAGCCCGAGGTCAGTGTCTTCTTCCTGAGCTTCGTCTCGTAGTCGGTCTTGCGCTCGGTCCGCACCACGACGGTTTCCAGCTCCTCGTCATAGTCGATCGCCGTGACGCGGTCGTCCGGCTGCAGCATGTTCTGATTGAGGAGATAGCCCACCGCCAGATAGTTCGGAAAATCGCCGACCGTCATCATGGTCACGATCTCCTGTCCGTTCAGGAACAGCGTGAGCGGCCGTTCCACGACGACGCTGGTTTCGACCGCCCGGCCATCCTGGTCGAGGCCGGTGACCCGGCGGGTGAGCCGGGGATCGTCGGGGTCGGGTCGAACGCGAAATTCCTGCATGGACCGCACTATGGGGAGAGGCATCGAGCGGAACAAGGCATGAGCTGGAAACCGCCGGGCGGCCGCACCCTGCCGGCGCCGGGTCGCAGGCTACCATCCCGCTTTGACACCCCGATTCCCGGGAATTATACATATCGCCGGCTATCCCCACATCACCACGCGCAGGGCCCGGCCCCTACATGCAGGATCTAGGCGCGGCCCTCGGCCTTGCTTTCCATCTGATCGCGAACGGCGATGCCGCTCTCGCCGAGATCGTCGGCCGTTCGCTTGCCGTCAGTCTGGGTGCCGTGGTGCTGGCGACGCTGGTGGGCCTGCCGCTGGGTGCAGCGTTGGCGCTGTTCCGGTTTCCCGGCCGGCATGCGGCGACCGTACTGCTCAATGCACTCATGGGCTTGCCCCCGGTCGTGGTCGGCCTTGTCGTCTATCTGCTGTTGTCGCGTTCGGGCCCGCTGGGCGTGCTCGGCCTGCTCTTCACGCCGACGGCGATGGTGGTTGCCCAGTTCGTCCTGGTAACGCCGATCGTTGCCGCGCTGGCGCGCCAGACCGTCGAGGATCTCTGGGCGGAGTATTCCGAACAATTGCGTTCG
The nucleotide sequence above comes from Hypericibacter terrae. Encoded proteins:
- a CDS encoding ABC transporter permease, with the protein product MQDLGAALGLAFHLIANGDAALAEIVGRSLAVSLGAVVLATLVGLPLGAALALFRFPGRHAATVLLNALMGLPPVVVGLVVYLLLSRSGPLGVLGLLFTPTAMVVAQFVLVTPIVAALARQTVEDLWAEYSEQLRSLGTTPAHALPTLLWDGRFSLITAILAGFGRASAEVGAVMIVGGNIDHVTRVMTTTIALETSKGNLPLALALGIVLMLLSLGVNAAAFLLRETARERTS